In Canis lupus familiaris isolate Mischka breed German Shepherd chromosome 5, alternate assembly UU_Cfam_GSD_1.0, whole genome shotgun sequence, a genomic segment contains:
- the TERB1 gene encoding telomere repeats-binding bouquet formation protein 1 isoform X13 — MSIRSQALGDDDEVRKIQMRMASEDTKKIQEMKTDLNLLLECLKYQMDNPFSQKEALVTIHSICQQNSNAGVYFREIGGLMFIKNLAKSSEHSMVKEAALYTLGAVAEQSVYCQQTLCTSELFEDLTSFLTNNDSNTNLKRMTVYVILVLVSNNRSGQTLVRETGCITVLTQLFRTVLSKYELDLSDKNTFQSYQLWSSVCSTLCVCVNNPQNDENQMLCCSLFPHANDWLINCIKPEVIRPICSFIGLTLANNTYVQKYFISVGGLDVLSQVLVQLESDSHKTLSSAKLAVVVTKTVDACIADNPTFGIILSKYQIVSKLLTLLLHESLDSGEKFSIILTLGHCTEDCEENQYDLFKYNGLPLMIQALTESQNEELNKAATFVLHNCKKIAEKLSLSLGEYPFGENEEQLKYINTKEKNFEEYWKKAKELLHRLEHLERERNEEEIQREKDKDNVSSVNIDIQNTLKHLHADSLGRGPTAEDKDKNQSRKLQSYKSHGCANDHQMKTLLKSANPVDACYRESVQNKTLCKANSSYNQNLHGQTTFEEKNSVSQSSDHVFKHPIPIKNGKPQLPVTVFFPDPFTLCSDIIDEEAISFLATDNHPKMLKYRCSGCIAVGKSLNSRNFSKLLHSCPYQCDRHKVIVEAEDRYKNELRKSLICNKKILLTPRRRQLSSESATSERIIMEPFGKTVSVR; from the exons ATGAAGTAAGGAAAATACAGATGAGAATGGCAAGTGAGGACACAAAGAAGATACAAG aaaTGAAGACTGACCTGAACTTACTATTGGAGTGCCTGAAGTATCAAATGGACAACCCTTTCTCACAAAAGGAAGCTTTGGTCACTATTCATTCAATTTGTCAACAAAACA GTAATGCAGGTGTTTATTTTCGGGAAATTGGTGGTTTGATGTTTATAAAAAACCTTGCAAAGTCAAGTGAACATAGCATGGTAAAAGAAGCAGCCTTATATACATTAGGAGCTGTTGCAGAACAAAGTG tttactgTCAGCAGACTTTGTGCACTTCAGAATTGTTTGAAGACTTAACTTCGTTCTTAACTAATAATGATtcaaacacaaatttgaaaagaatgacTGTCTATGTTATTTTGGTTCTAGTTTCAAATAATA gGAGTGGACAAACACTTGTAAGAGAAACTGGTTGTATTACAGTTCTTACACAGTTGTTcag gACAGTTCTTTCAAAATATGAGTTGGATTTGTCGGATAAAAATACATTCCAGAGCTATCAGTTATGGTCTTCAGTGTGTAGtactttgtgtgtctgtgttaaCAATCCTCAAAATG ATGAAAATCAAATGCTTTGCTGTTCACTTTTTCCGCATGCTAATGACTGGCTAATAAATTGCATCAAACCTGAGGTAATTCGccctatttgttcatttattggaCTGACTCTTGCAAATAACA CATATGTTCAGAAATACTTTATATCTGTGGGTGGACTGGATGTATTGTCTCAAGTTCTTGTGCAACTGGAATCAGATTCACACAAGACTCTTTCCAGTGCTAAGCTTGCAGTGGTGGTGACAAAGACAGTGGATGCGTGTATTGCTGATAATC CTACTTTTGGAATAATACTATCCAAGTATCAGATTGTTTCAAAACTTCTGACATTACTGCTTCATGAAAGTCTGGATTCAGGAGAAAAATTTAGCATCATACTTACTCTTGGTCATTGCACAGAGGATTGTG AGGAAAATCAGTATGATCTTTTTAAATACAATGGTCTTCCACTCATGATACAAGCCTTAACTGAATCACAGAATGAGGAACTAAACAAAGCTGCCACTTTTGTGCTTCACAATTGCAAAAAAATTG CTGAGAAACTATCTCTAAGTCTAGGAGAATATCCTTTTGgtgaaaatgaagaacaattaaaatacataaatactaaagagaagaattttgaagagtactggaaaaaagcaaaggaacttCTACACAGACTAGAACaccttgaaagagaaagaaatgag gaagaaatacaaagagaaaaagataaggatAATGTTTCATCAGTGAACATAGATATTCAAAACACATTGAAACACCTCCATGCAGATAGTCTTGGCAGAGGTCCTACAGcagaagataaagataaaaaccaGTCTAGAAAGCTTCAGAGTTATAAGTCCCATGGATGTGCAAATGATCACCAAATGAAGACCCTGTTAAAGAGTGCAAATCCAGTTGATGCTTGTTATAGGGAGAGTGTGCAAAATAAGACTTTATGTAAAGCCAATTCAAGCTATAATCAAAATTTACATGGACAAACAACTTTTGAAGAAAAGAATTCTGTTTCTCAATCGAG TGACCATGTTTTTAAACATCCAATTCCCATCAAAAATGGAAAGCCACAGTTGCCAGTAACAG TTTTTTTTCCAGATCCATTTACATTATGTTCAGATATAATAGATGAAGAAGCCATCAGTTTTCTGGCAACAGACAATCATCCCAAAATGTTAAAGTATAGATGCTCAG gttGCATAGCAGTAGGAAAATCTCTGAATAGCCGAAATTTTAGCAAGCTCTTGCACTCTTGCCCATACCAGTGTGATCGTCATAAAGTCATTGTGGAAGCTGAAgacagatataaaaatgaactaaGGAAATCACTTATCTGTAACAAAA aaattctGCTGACCCCACGTAGAAGACAACTCAGTAGTGAATCTGCTACTtctgaaagaataa
- the TERB1 gene encoding telomere repeats-binding bouquet formation protein 1 isoform X14, producing the protein MSIRSQALGDDDEVRKIQMRMASEDTKKIQEMKTDLNLLLECLKYQMDNPFSQKEALVTIHSICQQNSNAGVYFREIGGLMFIKNLAKSSEHSMVKEAALYTLGAVAEQSVYCQQTLCTSELFEDLTSFLTNNDSNTNLKRMTVYVILVLVSNNRSGQTLVRETGCITVLTQLFRTVLSKYELDLSDKNTFQSYQLWSSVCSTLCVCVNNPQNDENQMLCCSLFPHANDWLINCIKPEVIRPICSFIGLTLANNTYVQKYFISVGGLDVLSQVLVQLESDSHKTLSSAKLAVVVTKTVDACIADNPTFGIILSKYQIVSKLLTLLLHESLDSGEKFSIILTLGHCTEDCEENQYDLFKYNGLPLMIQALTESQNEELNKAATFVLHNCKKIAEKLSLSLGEYPFGENEEQLKYINTKEKNFEEYWKKAKELLHRLEHLERERNEEEIQREKDKDNVSSVNIDIQNTLKHLHADSLGRGPTAEDKDKNQSRKLQSYKSHGCANDHQMKTLLKSANPVDACYRESVQNKTLCKANSSYNQNLHGQTTFEEKNSVSQSSDHVFKHPIPIKNGKPQLPVTVFFPDPFTLCSDIIDEEAISFLATDNHPKMLKYRCSGCIAVGKSLNSRNFSKLLHSCPYQCDRHKVIVEAEDRYKNELRKSLICNKKILLTPRRRQLSSESATSERITRTEGCGSCS; encoded by the exons ATGAAGTAAGGAAAATACAGATGAGAATGGCAAGTGAGGACACAAAGAAGATACAAG aaaTGAAGACTGACCTGAACTTACTATTGGAGTGCCTGAAGTATCAAATGGACAACCCTTTCTCACAAAAGGAAGCTTTGGTCACTATTCATTCAATTTGTCAACAAAACA GTAATGCAGGTGTTTATTTTCGGGAAATTGGTGGTTTGATGTTTATAAAAAACCTTGCAAAGTCAAGTGAACATAGCATGGTAAAAGAAGCAGCCTTATATACATTAGGAGCTGTTGCAGAACAAAGTG tttactgTCAGCAGACTTTGTGCACTTCAGAATTGTTTGAAGACTTAACTTCGTTCTTAACTAATAATGATtcaaacacaaatttgaaaagaatgacTGTCTATGTTATTTTGGTTCTAGTTTCAAATAATA gGAGTGGACAAACACTTGTAAGAGAAACTGGTTGTATTACAGTTCTTACACAGTTGTTcag gACAGTTCTTTCAAAATATGAGTTGGATTTGTCGGATAAAAATACATTCCAGAGCTATCAGTTATGGTCTTCAGTGTGTAGtactttgtgtgtctgtgttaaCAATCCTCAAAATG ATGAAAATCAAATGCTTTGCTGTTCACTTTTTCCGCATGCTAATGACTGGCTAATAAATTGCATCAAACCTGAGGTAATTCGccctatttgttcatttattggaCTGACTCTTGCAAATAACA CATATGTTCAGAAATACTTTATATCTGTGGGTGGACTGGATGTATTGTCTCAAGTTCTTGTGCAACTGGAATCAGATTCACACAAGACTCTTTCCAGTGCTAAGCTTGCAGTGGTGGTGACAAAGACAGTGGATGCGTGTATTGCTGATAATC CTACTTTTGGAATAATACTATCCAAGTATCAGATTGTTTCAAAACTTCTGACATTACTGCTTCATGAAAGTCTGGATTCAGGAGAAAAATTTAGCATCATACTTACTCTTGGTCATTGCACAGAGGATTGTG AGGAAAATCAGTATGATCTTTTTAAATACAATGGTCTTCCACTCATGATACAAGCCTTAACTGAATCACAGAATGAGGAACTAAACAAAGCTGCCACTTTTGTGCTTCACAATTGCAAAAAAATTG CTGAGAAACTATCTCTAAGTCTAGGAGAATATCCTTTTGgtgaaaatgaagaacaattaaaatacataaatactaaagagaagaattttgaagagtactggaaaaaagcaaaggaacttCTACACAGACTAGAACaccttgaaagagaaagaaatgag gaagaaatacaaagagaaaaagataaggatAATGTTTCATCAGTGAACATAGATATTCAAAACACATTGAAACACCTCCATGCAGATAGTCTTGGCAGAGGTCCTACAGcagaagataaagataaaaaccaGTCTAGAAAGCTTCAGAGTTATAAGTCCCATGGATGTGCAAATGATCACCAAATGAAGACCCTGTTAAAGAGTGCAAATCCAGTTGATGCTTGTTATAGGGAGAGTGTGCAAAATAAGACTTTATGTAAAGCCAATTCAAGCTATAATCAAAATTTACATGGACAAACAACTTTTGAAGAAAAGAATTCTGTTTCTCAATCGAG TGACCATGTTTTTAAACATCCAATTCCCATCAAAAATGGAAAGCCACAGTTGCCAGTAACAG TTTTTTTTCCAGATCCATTTACATTATGTTCAGATATAATAGATGAAGAAGCCATCAGTTTTCTGGCAACAGACAATCATCCCAAAATGTTAAAGTATAGATGCTCAG gttGCATAGCAGTAGGAAAATCTCTGAATAGCCGAAATTTTAGCAAGCTCTTGCACTCTTGCCCATACCAGTGTGATCGTCATAAAGTCATTGTGGAAGCTGAAgacagatataaaaatgaactaaGGAAATCACTTATCTGTAACAAAA aaattctGCTGACCCCACGTAGAAGACAACTCAGTAGTGAATCTGCTACTtctgaaagaataa
- the TERB1 gene encoding telomere repeats-binding bouquet formation protein 1 isoform X16 produces the protein MSIRSQALGDDDEVRKIQMRMASEDTKKIQEMKTDLNLLLECLKYQMDNPFSQKEALVTIHSICQQNSNAGVYFREIGGLMFIKNLAKSSEHSMVKEAALYTLGAVAEQSVYCQQTLCTSELFEDLTSFLTNNDSNTNLKRMTVYVILVLVSNNRSGQTLVRETGCITVLTQLFRTVLSKYELDLSDKNTFQSYQLWSSVCSTLCVCVNNPQNDENQMLCCSLFPHANDWLINCIKPEVIRPICSFIGLTLANNTYVQKYFISVGGLDVLSQVLVQLESDSHKTLSSAKLAVVVTKTVDACIADNPTFGIILSKYQIVSKLLTLLLHESLDSGEKFSIILTLGHCTEDCEENQYDLFKYNGLPLMIQALTESQNEELNKAATFVLHNCKKIAEKLSLSLGEYPFGENEEQLKYINTKEKNFEEYWKKAKELLHRLEHLERERNEEEIQREKDKDNVSSVNIDIQNTLKHLHADSLGRGPTAEDKDKNQSRKLQSYKSHGCANDHQMKTLLKSANPVDACYRESVQNKTLCKANSSYNQNLHGQTTFEEKNSVSQSSDHVFKHPIPIKNGKPQLPVTVFFPDPFTLCSDIIDEEAISFLATDNHPKMLKYRCSGCIAVGKSLNSRNFSKLLHSCPYQCDRHKVIVEAEDRYKNELRKSLICNKKILLTPRRRQLSSESATSERIKFGKAS, from the exons ATGAAGTAAGGAAAATACAGATGAGAATGGCAAGTGAGGACACAAAGAAGATACAAG aaaTGAAGACTGACCTGAACTTACTATTGGAGTGCCTGAAGTATCAAATGGACAACCCTTTCTCACAAAAGGAAGCTTTGGTCACTATTCATTCAATTTGTCAACAAAACA GTAATGCAGGTGTTTATTTTCGGGAAATTGGTGGTTTGATGTTTATAAAAAACCTTGCAAAGTCAAGTGAACATAGCATGGTAAAAGAAGCAGCCTTATATACATTAGGAGCTGTTGCAGAACAAAGTG tttactgTCAGCAGACTTTGTGCACTTCAGAATTGTTTGAAGACTTAACTTCGTTCTTAACTAATAATGATtcaaacacaaatttgaaaagaatgacTGTCTATGTTATTTTGGTTCTAGTTTCAAATAATA gGAGTGGACAAACACTTGTAAGAGAAACTGGTTGTATTACAGTTCTTACACAGTTGTTcag gACAGTTCTTTCAAAATATGAGTTGGATTTGTCGGATAAAAATACATTCCAGAGCTATCAGTTATGGTCTTCAGTGTGTAGtactttgtgtgtctgtgttaaCAATCCTCAAAATG ATGAAAATCAAATGCTTTGCTGTTCACTTTTTCCGCATGCTAATGACTGGCTAATAAATTGCATCAAACCTGAGGTAATTCGccctatttgttcatttattggaCTGACTCTTGCAAATAACA CATATGTTCAGAAATACTTTATATCTGTGGGTGGACTGGATGTATTGTCTCAAGTTCTTGTGCAACTGGAATCAGATTCACACAAGACTCTTTCCAGTGCTAAGCTTGCAGTGGTGGTGACAAAGACAGTGGATGCGTGTATTGCTGATAATC CTACTTTTGGAATAATACTATCCAAGTATCAGATTGTTTCAAAACTTCTGACATTACTGCTTCATGAAAGTCTGGATTCAGGAGAAAAATTTAGCATCATACTTACTCTTGGTCATTGCACAGAGGATTGTG AGGAAAATCAGTATGATCTTTTTAAATACAATGGTCTTCCACTCATGATACAAGCCTTAACTGAATCACAGAATGAGGAACTAAACAAAGCTGCCACTTTTGTGCTTCACAATTGCAAAAAAATTG CTGAGAAACTATCTCTAAGTCTAGGAGAATATCCTTTTGgtgaaaatgaagaacaattaaaatacataaatactaaagagaagaattttgaagagtactggaaaaaagcaaaggaacttCTACACAGACTAGAACaccttgaaagagaaagaaatgag gaagaaatacaaagagaaaaagataaggatAATGTTTCATCAGTGAACATAGATATTCAAAACACATTGAAACACCTCCATGCAGATAGTCTTGGCAGAGGTCCTACAGcagaagataaagataaaaaccaGTCTAGAAAGCTTCAGAGTTATAAGTCCCATGGATGTGCAAATGATCACCAAATGAAGACCCTGTTAAAGAGTGCAAATCCAGTTGATGCTTGTTATAGGGAGAGTGTGCAAAATAAGACTTTATGTAAAGCCAATTCAAGCTATAATCAAAATTTACATGGACAAACAACTTTTGAAGAAAAGAATTCTGTTTCTCAATCGAG TGACCATGTTTTTAAACATCCAATTCCCATCAAAAATGGAAAGCCACAGTTGCCAGTAACAG TTTTTTTTCCAGATCCATTTACATTATGTTCAGATATAATAGATGAAGAAGCCATCAGTTTTCTGGCAACAGACAATCATCCCAAAATGTTAAAGTATAGATGCTCAG gttGCATAGCAGTAGGAAAATCTCTGAATAGCCGAAATTTTAGCAAGCTCTTGCACTCTTGCCCATACCAGTGTGATCGTCATAAAGTCATTGTGGAAGCTGAAgacagatataaaaatgaactaaGGAAATCACTTATCTGTAACAAAA aaattctGCTGACCCCACGTAGAAGACAACTCAGTAGTGAATCTGCTACTtctgaaagaataa aatttggaaAGGCATCTTGA
- the TERB1 gene encoding telomere repeats-binding bouquet formation protein 1 isoform X15 → MSIRSQALGDDDEVRKIQMRMASEDTKKIQEMKTDLNLLLECLKYQMDNPFSQKEALVTIHSICQQNSNAGVYFREIGGLMFIKNLAKSSEHSMVKEAALYTLGAVAEQSVYCQQTLCTSELFEDLTSFLTNNDSNTNLKRMTVYVILVLVSNNRSGQTLVRETGCITVLTQLFRTVLSKYELDLSDKNTFQSYQLWSSVCSTLCVCVNNPQNDENQMLCCSLFPHANDWLINCIKPEVIRPICSFIGLTLANNTYVQKYFISVGGLDVLSQVLVQLESDSHKTLSSAKLAVVVTKTVDACIADNPTFGIILSKYQIVSKLLTLLLHESLDSGEKFSIILTLGHCTEDCEENQYDLFKYNGLPLMIQALTESQNEELNKAATFVLHNCKKIAEKLSLSLGEYPFGENEEQLKYINTKEKNFEEYWKKAKELLHRLEHLERERNEEEIQREKDKDNVSSVNIDIQNTLKHLHADSLGRGPTAEDKDKNQSRKLQSYKSHGCANDHQMKTLLKSANPVDACYRESVQNKTLCKANSSYNQNLHGQTTFEEKNSVSQSSDHVFKHPIPIKNGKPQLPVTDPFTLCSDIIDEEAISFLATDNHPKMLKYRCSGCIAVGKSLNSRNFSKLLHSCPYQCDRHKVIVEAEDRYKNELRKSLICNKKILLTPRRRQLSSESATSERITRTEGCGSCS, encoded by the exons ATGAAGTAAGGAAAATACAGATGAGAATGGCAAGTGAGGACACAAAGAAGATACAAG aaaTGAAGACTGACCTGAACTTACTATTGGAGTGCCTGAAGTATCAAATGGACAACCCTTTCTCACAAAAGGAAGCTTTGGTCACTATTCATTCAATTTGTCAACAAAACA GTAATGCAGGTGTTTATTTTCGGGAAATTGGTGGTTTGATGTTTATAAAAAACCTTGCAAAGTCAAGTGAACATAGCATGGTAAAAGAAGCAGCCTTATATACATTAGGAGCTGTTGCAGAACAAAGTG tttactgTCAGCAGACTTTGTGCACTTCAGAATTGTTTGAAGACTTAACTTCGTTCTTAACTAATAATGATtcaaacacaaatttgaaaagaatgacTGTCTATGTTATTTTGGTTCTAGTTTCAAATAATA gGAGTGGACAAACACTTGTAAGAGAAACTGGTTGTATTACAGTTCTTACACAGTTGTTcag gACAGTTCTTTCAAAATATGAGTTGGATTTGTCGGATAAAAATACATTCCAGAGCTATCAGTTATGGTCTTCAGTGTGTAGtactttgtgtgtctgtgttaaCAATCCTCAAAATG ATGAAAATCAAATGCTTTGCTGTTCACTTTTTCCGCATGCTAATGACTGGCTAATAAATTGCATCAAACCTGAGGTAATTCGccctatttgttcatttattggaCTGACTCTTGCAAATAACA CATATGTTCAGAAATACTTTATATCTGTGGGTGGACTGGATGTATTGTCTCAAGTTCTTGTGCAACTGGAATCAGATTCACACAAGACTCTTTCCAGTGCTAAGCTTGCAGTGGTGGTGACAAAGACAGTGGATGCGTGTATTGCTGATAATC CTACTTTTGGAATAATACTATCCAAGTATCAGATTGTTTCAAAACTTCTGACATTACTGCTTCATGAAAGTCTGGATTCAGGAGAAAAATTTAGCATCATACTTACTCTTGGTCATTGCACAGAGGATTGTG AGGAAAATCAGTATGATCTTTTTAAATACAATGGTCTTCCACTCATGATACAAGCCTTAACTGAATCACAGAATGAGGAACTAAACAAAGCTGCCACTTTTGTGCTTCACAATTGCAAAAAAATTG CTGAGAAACTATCTCTAAGTCTAGGAGAATATCCTTTTGgtgaaaatgaagaacaattaaaatacataaatactaaagagaagaattttgaagagtactggaaaaaagcaaaggaacttCTACACAGACTAGAACaccttgaaagagaaagaaatgag gaagaaatacaaagagaaaaagataaggatAATGTTTCATCAGTGAACATAGATATTCAAAACACATTGAAACACCTCCATGCAGATAGTCTTGGCAGAGGTCCTACAGcagaagataaagataaaaaccaGTCTAGAAAGCTTCAGAGTTATAAGTCCCATGGATGTGCAAATGATCACCAAATGAAGACCCTGTTAAAGAGTGCAAATCCAGTTGATGCTTGTTATAGGGAGAGTGTGCAAAATAAGACTTTATGTAAAGCCAATTCAAGCTATAATCAAAATTTACATGGACAAACAACTTTTGAAGAAAAGAATTCTGTTTCTCAATCGAG TGACCATGTTTTTAAACATCCAATTCCCATCAAAAATGGAAAGCCACAGTTGCCAGTAACAG ATCCATTTACATTATGTTCAGATATAATAGATGAAGAAGCCATCAGTTTTCTGGCAACAGACAATCATCCCAAAATGTTAAAGTATAGATGCTCAG gttGCATAGCAGTAGGAAAATCTCTGAATAGCCGAAATTTTAGCAAGCTCTTGCACTCTTGCCCATACCAGTGTGATCGTCATAAAGTCATTGTGGAAGCTGAAgacagatataaaaatgaactaaGGAAATCACTTATCTGTAACAAAA aaattctGCTGACCCCACGTAGAAGACAACTCAGTAGTGAATCTGCTACTtctgaaagaataa
- the TERB1 gene encoding telomere repeats-binding bouquet formation protein 1 isoform X12, with translation MSIRSQALGDDDEVRKIQMRMASEDTKKIQEMKTDLNLLLECLKYQMDNPFSQKEALVTIHSICQQNSNAGVYFREIGGLMFIKNLAKSSEHSMVKEAALYTLGAVAEQSVYCQQTLCTSELFEDLTSFLTNNDSNTNLKRMTVYVILVLVSNNRSGQTLVRETGCITVLTQLFRTVLSKYELDLSDKNTFQSYQLWSSVCSTLCVCVNNPQNDENQMLCCSLFPHANDWLINCIKPEVIRPICSFIGLTLANNTYVQKYFISVGGLDVLSQVLVQLESDSHKTLSSAKLAVVVTKTVDACIADNPTFGIILSKYQIVSKLLTLLLHESLDSGEKFSIILTLGHCTEDCEENQYDLFKYNGLPLMIQALTESQNEELNKAATFVLHNCKKIAEKLSLSLGEYPFGENEEQLKYINTKEKNFEEYWKKAKELLHRLEHLERERNEEEIQREKDKDNVSSVNIDIQNTLKHLHADSLGRGPTAEDKDKNQSRKLQSYKSHGCANDHQMKTLLKSANPVDACYRESVQNKTLCKANSSYNQNLHGQTTFEEKNSVSQSSDHVFKHPIPIKNGKPQLPVTVFFPDPFTLCSDIIDEEAISFLATDNHPKMLKYRCSGCIAVGKSLNSRNFSKLLHSCPYQCDRHKVIVEAEDRYKNELRKSLICNKKILLTPRRRQLSSESATSERISISKGKAYQKEKRRHIKRKAKE, from the exons ATGAAGTAAGGAAAATACAGATGAGAATGGCAAGTGAGGACACAAAGAAGATACAAG aaaTGAAGACTGACCTGAACTTACTATTGGAGTGCCTGAAGTATCAAATGGACAACCCTTTCTCACAAAAGGAAGCTTTGGTCACTATTCATTCAATTTGTCAACAAAACA GTAATGCAGGTGTTTATTTTCGGGAAATTGGTGGTTTGATGTTTATAAAAAACCTTGCAAAGTCAAGTGAACATAGCATGGTAAAAGAAGCAGCCTTATATACATTAGGAGCTGTTGCAGAACAAAGTG tttactgTCAGCAGACTTTGTGCACTTCAGAATTGTTTGAAGACTTAACTTCGTTCTTAACTAATAATGATtcaaacacaaatttgaaaagaatgacTGTCTATGTTATTTTGGTTCTAGTTTCAAATAATA gGAGTGGACAAACACTTGTAAGAGAAACTGGTTGTATTACAGTTCTTACACAGTTGTTcag gACAGTTCTTTCAAAATATGAGTTGGATTTGTCGGATAAAAATACATTCCAGAGCTATCAGTTATGGTCTTCAGTGTGTAGtactttgtgtgtctgtgttaaCAATCCTCAAAATG ATGAAAATCAAATGCTTTGCTGTTCACTTTTTCCGCATGCTAATGACTGGCTAATAAATTGCATCAAACCTGAGGTAATTCGccctatttgttcatttattggaCTGACTCTTGCAAATAACA CATATGTTCAGAAATACTTTATATCTGTGGGTGGACTGGATGTATTGTCTCAAGTTCTTGTGCAACTGGAATCAGATTCACACAAGACTCTTTCCAGTGCTAAGCTTGCAGTGGTGGTGACAAAGACAGTGGATGCGTGTATTGCTGATAATC CTACTTTTGGAATAATACTATCCAAGTATCAGATTGTTTCAAAACTTCTGACATTACTGCTTCATGAAAGTCTGGATTCAGGAGAAAAATTTAGCATCATACTTACTCTTGGTCATTGCACAGAGGATTGTG AGGAAAATCAGTATGATCTTTTTAAATACAATGGTCTTCCACTCATGATACAAGCCTTAACTGAATCACAGAATGAGGAACTAAACAAAGCTGCCACTTTTGTGCTTCACAATTGCAAAAAAATTG CTGAGAAACTATCTCTAAGTCTAGGAGAATATCCTTTTGgtgaaaatgaagaacaattaaaatacataaatactaaagagaagaattttgaagagtactggaaaaaagcaaaggaacttCTACACAGACTAGAACaccttgaaagagaaagaaatgag gaagaaatacaaagagaaaaagataaggatAATGTTTCATCAGTGAACATAGATATTCAAAACACATTGAAACACCTCCATGCAGATAGTCTTGGCAGAGGTCCTACAGcagaagataaagataaaaaccaGTCTAGAAAGCTTCAGAGTTATAAGTCCCATGGATGTGCAAATGATCACCAAATGAAGACCCTGTTAAAGAGTGCAAATCCAGTTGATGCTTGTTATAGGGAGAGTGTGCAAAATAAGACTTTATGTAAAGCCAATTCAAGCTATAATCAAAATTTACATGGACAAACAACTTTTGAAGAAAAGAATTCTGTTTCTCAATCGAG TGACCATGTTTTTAAACATCCAATTCCCATCAAAAATGGAAAGCCACAGTTGCCAGTAACAG TTTTTTTTCCAGATCCATTTACATTATGTTCAGATATAATAGATGAAGAAGCCATCAGTTTTCTGGCAACAGACAATCATCCCAAAATGTTAAAGTATAGATGCTCAG gttGCATAGCAGTAGGAAAATCTCTGAATAGCCGAAATTTTAGCAAGCTCTTGCACTCTTGCCCATACCAGTGTGATCGTCATAAAGTCATTGTGGAAGCTGAAgacagatataaaaatgaactaaGGAAATCACTTATCTGTAACAAAA aaattctGCTGACCCCACGTAGAAGACAACTCAGTAGTGAATCTGCTACTtctgaaagaataa